The following is a genomic window from Hymenobacter sp. APR13.
GGGTCGGGCCAGTAGCTGCGGATGAGGCCGCGCTCGAGCAGGCTGCGCAGGTGCTGGGTCAGCTCGGCAGCCGGCAGGCCGGTTTTCTGGCGCAGGGCGGCAAAGGGAGTGACGAAATACAGCTCGTCGAGAATATCGAATTCGGGGTCAGTCACGGAGAGGAGGGCAAAGGCGGAAACAGGAGCCAAAGGTAGCAGCCCGCCCGCAATTCAGCGGTTTTTGTCAGTCGACCACTACCAAACCTGGGCCGGCAGTTTCGGCGAAGGCATCCTGCGAACGAACATAGAGCAGAATCTGCCGGATTTCGTCGTCGCTGAGCTGGAAGCTGGGCATCTGCTGCTTCTGGTACTGATTGAAAATCTTCACAGCGTACTCGTCGCCGCTGGCTACCACTTTGCTGGAGTTTTTAATCCAGGGAATCAGCCAGCTTTCGGGGCGGCGTTTGGCGAGCCCCGCCAGCGCCGGGCCCACTACCACGTCGTTGATGGCGTGACACTGGGCACAGTTGCCCTTGAAGAGGGCGTCGCCGGCGGCAATGGCGGCCGGGTCGGCGCCGGGCGGCAGCGGGGCGTTTGCCGTAGCGGAGTCAACTGCCAAGGGCGCTTCCGTCGGCTCCAAGACGTCGTTTGCCAGGCTTGGCGTTTCCTCATGCAGCAGCCCGGTCATGCTCAGAATAAACACCCCAATCGTGACGACCAACAGCGCCATAGCCGCCGGAAACACCAGTTCCAACCAGTTTCGGTTCATCGGTATAATGAAATAGGACAGGTAACCGCCGCTTTACCGCTACTATTTTATAGTACTGAGTCGTGAGTATTGAGCATAGACACCTTTGCCAATCCACTGCAAAACAATCAGTTGACAAGTCCAACTACTCAATACTCATATCTAACTACTACATACTAAATAACAACGTGCGACGCAGGCAGCGCACTATTGGCCGCCCTGTTGAAGTACGCTCCCGGCGGCCACAAACCCAACCTAATTCCGGCCTTTATTTCACCGG
Proteins encoded in this region:
- a CDS encoding c-type cytochrome; translation: MNRNWLELVFPAAMALLVVTIGVFILSMTGLLHEETPSLANDVLEPTEAPLAVDSATANAPLPPGADPAAIAAGDALFKGNCAQCHAINDVVVGPALAGLAKRRPESWLIPWIKNSSKVVASGDEYAVKIFNQYQKQQMPSFQLSDDEIRQILLYVRSQDAFAETAGPGLVVVD
- a CDS encoding MarR family transcriptional regulator encodes the protein MTDPEFDILDELYFVTPFAALRQKTGLPAAELTQHLRSLLERGLIRSYWPDPDTELAYEESSFGALSQDCLFLASKEGLLQHNTR